The genomic stretch TTTAAAATATTTTTTGCTAAAAAATCCATAAACTTTAAAGCCGTTTCCTTATCAAAATCATCCACTAAAATATATTTAGCTCTACCTTCTAACTCCCCAGCATTATAAACATACTCAATAAACAAACTATCTGAAGAGATACAAAAGACATGACAGAGATGTTGGACTTTAGTTAAAGCTACTAAAAATTGAAACAAACTCCACAATAGTAATCTATTTCCATTTAATGTTATTTCTTTAATCATCTGCAATTCATCGAATATTAATATTGGCTTTTTACCCTTTTCATTTAATTTAGCAAATAAATATTCAATATATTGATATACATCTCCAGATTTATCTTTTTTATTGAAAATTTTATCAAAAAATGGTTTAGGGATTTTTATCGACATACCCAAATAGAATTTACTAACCTCTTCAGAACCTTTAACTAACAAATCAGATAATGATTTAGCATACTCCCTAAAATCATCAATATTAGATTTTTCATCCACTTCAAATAGGCATTCAATAAAATTATCAACATTTACAACATTCCTTGCTCTAAAATCTATAAAAAATAGTATATACTTATTTTTATCCAATCTATTTGTTATAATCTCTCTAATCACTGTTGATTTCCCACTATTTATAGGTCCAAATATAAAATAAATAAAATTTGGCTCTCCTTCTAAAATGGATAAGATTTTATTAATCTCCTTCTCTCTATTGAAGAATTTCATAATAACACCTTAAAATTTAATTGAAAAAGAAATTAATTAGGTTCAAAAACTAATTAAGATTATGTTGTTCTTACAGTTCCTGTTTTTTCTTTTAATTTAATTCTTTAGTTTTTTCTTCATATTTTAATTAAATTTCTGGTGTTGGAGGAAGAGTTCTTTTATGCTCACTCTTTTTAATTAAATCAAATACATGTTCAACATCATCTATTGGAATATTTAGCTCTTTAGAAATTTCTTCTGGATTTTTTCCTTCTTCATACAATTTCAATATTTTATCCAAAGTTTCATATTTAATTCCAAGCTCTCCCTCATCAGTTTGCCCCTCCCAAAGTCCTGCTGATGGGGGTTTTTCAATAATCTCTTTTGGAACTCCAAGATACTTAGCAAGTTCTCTAACCTCTGTTTTAAATAAATTTCCAATGGGTCTTATATCACAAGCAATATCTCCATATTTAGTTCCATATCCTACATAAATCTCTGACTTATTAGATGTTCCTGCAACTAATAGATTATATTTGTTTGCAAAATAATAAAGAATACACATTCTAATTCTTGCCTTTAAATTTCCATCAGCTATTTTATCAAATTCTTTTGTTGGAACATAACCTCCAGCACCAAATGCCTTTAAAATATCTGTTATCTCTGAAATAATGTATTTTATATTTAACTTTTCAGCAATCATTTTCGCATGTTCTACATCTTTAGGATTTGTATTTTTCTCTGGCATTATTATACCTAAAACTTTATCACTTCCAAGGGCTTTAACACATAGATAGGCGGTAACTGTAGAATCAATTCCCCCACTTAGTCCAATAACTACACCGTTAGCATTAGCTTCTTTAACCTTTTCTCTAATAAAATTTGTTATTTTCTCAATAACGTCATTAATATTATTCATTGTTATCACCCTTAAAAGAATTTTTTTTCTTTTTTATAATACTCTCTAAATACTTTAAATTCTCCTCAGTTCCAAACGCATATATTATATCTCCAGGTTTTAAAATAAATTCTGGATATGGATTTATATAAAGTTTATTTCCTCTCTTTATTCCTAAAATTGTAGCTCCAGTTATAGCTCTTATATTTGACTCTTTTAATGTTTTATATGCTAATTTAGAATCTTCTTCAATGACATATTTTTTTAAATCAATATCTTCTTTATACTCATTTTTAGCAACTTTAATAAATGTGCTTAGGAAGTCTAAAATTCCAGGTCTAACAGAGACTTCTGCCATTCTTAAACCGCCAATTAAATAAGGAGATACTACTCTATTAGCCCCTGCTATTTTTAATTTTTTTATAGCCTCTTTTTCATCCGCCTTTGCAGTTATTAAAATATTTGGATTTAATTCTCTTGCAGTTAGTGTAATAAAAACATTGTCAGCATCTGTTGGTAGTGTGGCAATTAATCCCTTAGCCTTATCAATTCTTGCCTTTTTTAATATCTCATCTTTTTTAGCATCTCCTACTATATATAAAAACTTATCAGGATGCTTTTCATATTCTTCTTTTAAAACATTTTCATTAATGTCAATTACAATAAATGGAATATCTTCTTGAATAAATTTCTCTCCTATAACTTTTCCTAATCTTCCATATCCACAAATTATATAATGATCTTTTAATGTTTTAATTTTATGCATCATCTTTTTCATTTTCATAAACTCACCAAACTTCCCTTCAACTATAAATTCTGCTATCAAACTAAATAGATACATTACTATTCCAACGCCAACACATAAGTAAATTACAGTCAATAACCTACCCCAAAATGTTTTTGGAGTGAAATCCCCATAACCTGTTGTAGTTATTGTAATAATACTGAAATATAAAGCTGTAAAATAGTCAACTGATTCAATAACACTTATTAAATATGCATAAGTTAAAATTAATGCAATTGAAAGTATAACTACAACTATTATCTTTTTTGATGCTTCCATACTTTCACATTTTTAAGGATTTTCTATCCTTTCCTTTAATTTATGGACATTTTCAGCATACTTTTTATTAAATATATTAGCAATTCTTTCTATGGCATCCAATAGATTTAAAAGTTGCTCTAAATAGTAATAAATATCTCCAGAGTATGTTTGAATCTTATAATCCATATATAGTGTCTTAGAAATTTGTCCAGGCGTTTTTTTGCTTAATCTTAAATTAACAATTAATTCCAAAATCTTTTCTTCAACATTTACTCCCTCAAATTCAACAATTATTGAAATTAAATCATCCTTTAATTTTTTATCTCCAATCTTTTCAATTTTTTGCAAATTTTCTCTTATTACTTCCAAAGCGTCAAAGAATCTCGAAGGAATATTTATATTTAAAATTTTTGAAAGTTTTACCTTTAAATTATTTGATATATAGACATTTTCAAAAGGCATTATTTCTGTTATTAATTCAAGTATTGGCTTATTTTCTAAAACTCCTTCTTTAATTTTTTCTGCTATTTTTGGATATAAAAATGAAATAGCAACAGATTTTCCATAATTTGTTAGTTTTACTTTATCCTTGTATATTTTTATCATAGAATAACTCTCTAAACTATTCAAAATTTTATTCAATTGAAAAACCCTTCCAAGATATGGTACTCTATCAATATCTTTTATATTTTCAATTCCCGCAGAAATTGTGGCTAATATTTGCTCTTCCTCTTCATCTTCGCTATATTCAACTTTTACATCTTCAGGAACTGCATTTAATAATTTAAATGCCACTTCATCCTCAGTATTCTCCATTTTCATGTGATACTTTTTCCCAATCTCCACTAAAAGATAAACCTTTCCAATTTCGTGCATACCCTTTCTCCCAGCCCTTCCACACATCTGCTGAAACTCTGCTGGATTTAACCACTCAGCCCCCATAGCCAAACTTTCCAATATAACTGTTGAAGCAGGAAAATCAACACCCGCTGATAAAGCGGCAGTTGTAACCACACATTGAATTTTTTGATTAGCAAAATCTTCTTCAACTTTTCTCCTTCTTAAATACTCCATACCTCCATGATAAAATTCAGCCTTAATCCCCTTAGATTTTAAAGATTTTGCTATATATTCAGCCCTTTTTCTTGAGTATGTGAAGATTAAACACTGTCCCCTATAACCAAACTTTGAGATTGTTTGCCACTCTCTTTTAACTATATCTCTAATTATATTTAATTTAGCAAACTCATTTTTACAGAAAATTATGTGCCTCTCTAATGGAACTGGCCTTCCATTGTATAAAACTAATTTAGCATTTAATTGTTTAGATAACTCCTTAGGATTTCCAATTGTTGCAGATAAATATATCTTTTGAGCATCTTTAAATAAAAATCTTAATCTACCAATTAATCCATCTAATCTCGCTCCTCTCTCCTCCATATTCAAAGAATGAATCTCATCAATTACAACAGTCCCTACATCTTTTAATTTTTTAGTTCTAATTAAATAATCTATACCTTCATAAGTTCCTACAATAATCTCTGCATCTAACGATGTTTCAATATCATCTGACTTTTTTCCAATTCTTCCCAAACCTACTCTTAAACTTACTTTAAATCCTAATTTTTCATATCTTTCTTTAAATTCTAAATATTTTTGATTAGCCAATGCAACTAATGGGACTAAAAATAGAAACTTTTTTCCCTTCTCTATCAAATTTTTAATTCCAGCCAATTCTCCAATTAGCGTTTTTCCCGAAGAAGTTGCTGAGACAATTAATAAATCCTCTCCTTTTAATAAACCTCCTTTAACAGCCAATGTTTGGACGGGCAAAAGTTCATAAATTCCTCTATCTTTAATTATTTTTCTAAGTTCTTCAGGTATATTCAATTCATCTATCTTATAATTTCTAATTTTGTCCTCTTTGCTACAAGTTATTATGTCATATCTTGTTAATTCTGGATTATTGAGTGGATTTCTTATTCTTAGTAAAGATAAAACTTTATCAACATCTTTAAATCTTCTTAAAAACTTTTCTATAAACTCTTCATTAATTTTAACTTCCTCTCTAATCTCTCTAACTCCACAATCAATACATATTTCTAAATTTCCATATTTGCATCTATTATTTCTTGTTAATCTCTTGTAAATGTTTTTTAATAAACAAAATGGACATAATTTTATATAATCAAACTTTAAATTGTAAGATTTTAAGAGTTCTCCAATCTCTTCATTTCCTTTTAATATAAATATATCCTCTCTTTTTAGCAGTTCTATAACCTTAGATGGCTGAATTAACTTATCTCCTAATCTACATCTGTATAGTTTGTATTTGTTACCAATCTTCTTATAGTTTGCAAATATTTTTTGATTATCTTTAATCTCTACTCCGTCTTCTATCTTACCATTAACTTTAACTATTTCAATTTCATCTTTTTTCTTTTTTGGTTTTCTAATAATAATCATAATAAATCACCATTAAAAATTTATAAAAATAAAAACAGTAATAAAGAATAATTGAAGATAATAAAAATTATTAGCATTAGCTTTTATATATTATAATATCAACAGTTTAGGGGGAATACTATGAAAATTATAAAAATTATAAAATCAAACAGAGGACAAATTTCTTTAGAATTTTCTTTATTAGTTATGGTTGTTATAGTTTCAGCTTTAATTGTTTCATATTATCTAATATCTTCTGCTATTGATGTACGAAAGGCTGATATGGCTACTATTAATGCCACATCTAATGCGGCTAAAGATGCTTTAAGTACAGTTTCATAATTAAAATAAATAACAACCTTATTAAGGGAAAGATATGTTACTAATAGGGATTACTGGAATGCCCGGAGCTGGAAAAAGTGCAATATATGAAGTGGCAAAAAAATACAACTTGCCAGTTGTGTCTATGGGGGATGTTGTCAGATATGAGACAAAAAAAAGAGGTTTAGAACTAACTCCTGAAAATGTTGGAAATACTGCTATAAATTTAAGGAAAGAATATGGAAATGAGGCTATTGCTGTAGTGTGTTTAAAATACATTGAAAATAATTTAAAAGACAAAGATATTATTATAGTTGAAGGTATTAGAAGTTTATATGAAGTTAATTATTTTAGAAAACATTATCCATTAGTTTTAATAGCAATTCATTCTTCTCCTTTAACACGATTTAAAAGATTGGTAAATAGAGGTAGAGAGGATGATTCAACAAGTTGGGAAGTGTTTGTAGAGAGAGATTTAAGGGAATTGGGGTTTAGTATTGGGCATGCCATTGCCTTATCTGATTTTGTTGTTATAAATGAGAGTAGTTTTGAAGATTGTATAAATCAATTGGATAATATTTTAAAAGAGATTTTAAGCAATATTGAAAAATATAAAAAATATAATTTTATTTTTGAAATCCTAAAATAATATTGACTTTTATAATATCACTCAATAACAATTGGAGGCATATAAATAATCAAATATATCCCTACTGCTAAAAAAACTAACGAAATAAACAATAATAATAAACCAATATATATATTTATATCAAATATTCCAACAAATATATAAACTGAAATTTGTGATAACACAATAGATGTTGATATTAAAAATGAACCAATAATTAATCTTTTTTTTCTCATATTTTTAATTTTTTTTAACATTTCTAACAATTTTTTATCATTCTCAGCCATTATTTCACCTTCTTGTTAAAAAAAGGATATACTTCAAGACCTATCTTTAATGCTATCTCCTGAGATTTTACATCACTTAAAAAAACTCTACCCCCATATTTAATACCTAGTACAATAGCTTTTGCAGAATTTAGGGGAATATTGTAAATTTCATGTAAATCTCTTGCAAGGTCTTTTTCGACCTCGTTGAGTTCAACAATAACAATTCCTCCAGGTAAAAAATTTCCCAATTCACAACCTTCTGGAACATACACTGTGGTATGTAATTTTTCAAGATCTTCAATGGTAAAAATCCCATTATCAGCTATATCTGGTGTTCTTCTAAATAGGGGAGGAATAAATATTATCATTAATGTAGAGGCTGTAGTTGTCGTGACAATAATAGCATCTTTTACTTTTTTTTTGTCAATTACAATTACTAAAGGAAATTTCATTATCTCCATTTTTTTATTTTCTGAAGTAGTTTTTGTATTAGAAGTTTTTTGTTTCAAATTATATTTCAAAGACCTACTTTTTATTTTTTCTTTGTTGATAACTCTAATTTTTTCTCGAGTATTTTTCTTTTTTGTTGGTATTTTATTTATATTCATTTTTTTTGAAAATGATGTAGTAAAATTTATGCCTTCTACTTTTGCCAGTCCAATAATGTATGAGTTTCCTACTTTAAGTACAGGCTTTATTGTTATATTTTCATCTATATCTCTCCAAGCGTAAAGCTTTAGGTAAAAAATAGGAACCTCATCTGATATGATATTAAATGATTCACTTATATTTTCATTTGGATTTAATATATAAGTATAATTTCCAAAATTTATTTTTCTATTATTTACTTTGGCCCAATAACTAACATTTACATTTAATGATACTGATTTATCGTTTTTTATTGTATATATTGCTATCCATTCTATTGAACCATTACTTAAAATTCTATTTGACTTTATTATTGAGAATGGTATTGGTAAGGAATATCTTATTTTCACTTTTCCAGGAACTTCAAAACTTATGTTATGTTCCCCAAAATATAAAGTTGGAGAACTATCAATTTTTGATAAAGTTATTATTTTGTAGGAATGAGCAGGAACTAATACTGAAATGTTTTTAATGTTAAATCCATCTGGAAATGAAACATTAAATAATATATCATAAGAGTAATTATTGATTATTTTATAATATACTTCCCATTCTCTTTCGCTAATCTTATTTG from Methanocaldococcus lauensis encodes the following:
- a CDS encoding ATP-binding protein, translated to MKFFNREKEINKILSILEGEPNFIYFIFGPINSGKSTVIREIITNRLDKNKYILFFIDFRARNVVNVDNFIECLFEVDEKSNIDDFREYAKSLSDLLVKGSEEVSKFYLGMSIKIPKPFFDKIFNKKDKSGDVYQYIEYLFAKLNEKGKKPILIFDELQMIKEITLNGNRLLLWSLFQFLVALTKVQHLCHVFCISSDSLFIEYVYNAGELEGRAKYILVDDFDKETALKFMDFLAKNILNKKLSNEEKEKIYYYVGGKPLDIYSVIDEMRYNKLDEILNFMLKDEISKLEMFLDILDYIEPKIEIRNKVIEVKKEDIINALKMFKNKYEISKREIPLPVYMYLVKKNILFLNSIEGTLKPQSYLVWNAIKRVL
- a CDS encoding NAD+ synthase yields the protein MNNINDVIEKITNFIREKVKEANANGVVIGLSGGIDSTVTAYLCVKALGSDKVLGIIMPEKNTNPKDVEHAKMIAEKLNIKYIISEITDILKAFGAGGYVPTKEFDKIADGNLKARIRMCILYYFANKYNLLVAGTSNKSEIYVGYGTKYGDIACDIRPIGNLFKTEVRELAKYLGVPKEIIEKPPSAGLWEGQTDEGELGIKYETLDKILKLYEEGKNPEEISKELNIPIDDVEHVFDLIKKSEHKRTLPPTPEI
- a CDS encoding potassium channel family protein — encoded protein: MEASKKIIVVVILSIALILTYAYLISVIESVDYFTALYFSIITITTTGYGDFTPKTFWGRLLTVIYLCVGVGIVMYLFSLIAEFIVEGKFGEFMKMKKMMHKIKTLKDHYIICGYGRLGKVIGEKFIQEDIPFIVIDINENVLKEEYEKHPDKFLYIVGDAKKDEILKKARIDKAKGLIATLPTDADNVFITLTARELNPNILITAKADEKEAIKKLKIAGANRVVSPYLIGGLRMAEVSVRPGILDFLSTFIKVAKNEYKEDIDLKKYVIEEDSKLAYKTLKESNIRAITGATILGIKRGNKLYINPYPEFILKPGDIIYAFGTEENLKYLESIIKKKKNSFKGDNNE
- a CDS encoding DEAD/DEAH box helicase translates to MIIIRKPKKKKDEIEIVKVNGKIEDGVEIKDNQKIFANYKKIGNKYKLYRCRLGDKLIQPSKVIELLKREDIFILKGNEEIGELLKSYNLKFDYIKLCPFCLLKNIYKRLTRNNRCKYGNLEICIDCGVREIREEVKINEEFIEKFLRRFKDVDKVLSLLRIRNPLNNPELTRYDIITCSKEDKIRNYKIDELNIPEELRKIIKDRGIYELLPVQTLAVKGGLLKGEDLLIVSATSSGKTLIGELAGIKNLIEKGKKFLFLVPLVALANQKYLEFKERYEKLGFKVSLRVGLGRIGKKSDDIETSLDAEIIVGTYEGIDYLIRTKKLKDVGTVVIDEIHSLNMEERGARLDGLIGRLRFLFKDAQKIYLSATIGNPKELSKQLNAKLVLYNGRPVPLERHIIFCKNEFAKLNIIRDIVKREWQTISKFGYRGQCLIFTYSRKRAEYIAKSLKSKGIKAEFYHGGMEYLRRRKVEEDFANQKIQCVVTTAALSAGVDFPASTVILESLAMGAEWLNPAEFQQMCGRAGRKGMHEIGKVYLLVEIGKKYHMKMENTEDEVAFKLLNAVPEDVKVEYSEDEEEEQILATISAGIENIKDIDRVPYLGRVFQLNKILNSLESYSMIKIYKDKVKLTNYGKSVAISFLYPKIAEKIKEGVLENKPILELITEIMPFENVYISNNLKVKLSKILNINIPSRFFDALEVIRENLQKIEKIGDKKLKDDLISIIVEFEGVNVEEKILELIVNLRLSKKTPGQISKTLYMDYKIQTYSGDIYYYLEQLLNLLDAIERIANIFNKKYAENVHKLKERIENP
- a CDS encoding class III signal peptide-containing protein, producing MKIIKIIKSNRGQISLEFSLLVMVVIVSALIVSYYLISSAIDVRKADMATINATSNAAKDALSTVS
- a CDS encoding AAA family ATPase; this encodes MLLIGITGMPGAGKSAIYEVAKKYNLPVVSMGDVVRYETKKRGLELTPENVGNTAINLRKEYGNEAIAVVCLKYIENNLKDKDIIIVEGIRSLYEVNYFRKHYPLVLIAIHSSPLTRFKRLVNRGREDDSTSWEVFVERDLRELGFSIGHAIALSDFVVINESSFEDCINQLDNILKEILSNIEKYKKYNFIFEILK